In Caulobacter rhizosphaerae, the genomic stretch CGAGGTGAAGGCCAACTTCGAACGCTACTACGGCCTCTTCATCACGCGCAGCCTTATGGACCTGGCCACGATAGTCGCGCCAATGACCAGGCTGCTGAGCGGCGATCTCTGGAAGATCGCGTTCGACAAGGACCTCACCGCCGCGATCGCCCGCGGCCGGCGTTTGGTTATCTTCAACGAAGAGGCGTTCAGGGGCGGCGACGACGAGGCCGAGGCCGAGGTGGCGGAAGCGGTCCAGCTCAGCGCCGAGGACGTCGAAAAGCTCGCCTTGGACGAGGTTGCCACTGACCCGGTCCAGATCAGCGCCGACGCCGTCGGCCAGCCCGCCGGAGCCAACCATCTAGACTCCGATGGCGACGCCATCGTCCATCCCGACTTCAACTCGCTGCTCTGGACCCTGGCGGCCTGCGGCTACTACCCGGTGGACGTCAATTTCCGCGCGCCGCCGGCCGATGCCAAGGCTCTGTTCAACCCGTGGCGCAACGCGCTGATCGGCAAGCCAGCCGGCGGCTGCCATCCGCTCGAAGATCTGATGGCCATTTACTATGCTTGGCGTCACGACCCGCAGCTGTGGTCGGAAGCCATGCGACGGATCGCCGACTTTCCGTATAGGGAGAAAATGCCCTTCCTTTGCGACGTGCCGACCGAGGAGCTGGGCTTCTACCCGGCGTTCGCGCAGCTGGCCTACCCGACCCATCCGAATGTGCGCGAAACGCGGCGCTTCCGATACGTCGCCGAAGGCAAGCAGACGCCGATGTTCATGGACGTCATCGCCTTCGACGAGTGCCGCTACGTATATGACTGGCTGTCAGCCCTGCACCTAACGCCGGAAGACTGGGGCGACCTGTCGGCGCAGCTGACCTTCCGCTTCGCCCTCGACGGCATCGCCAAGGATAAGCGCTGGATGGGCGACGATTTCCTTTACGGGTGTCACGTCGTGGGCGAGAACGCCGCTTTCCCGACCAGCGATCTGCAACTGCGCGAGGATCTGTCGCCGGGCGAGCCACAACCGTCTACGTCGGTCGACGACGATCCGCCCGCCCCTGCCTCTTGATCAGGCCAGCCCGCCCAGCGCTTGCAACAGTTGGGGGACGGGCCCATTTTTGAACCAATGGACCACAGAATTCGGATATGCTTCCTCTGCGCCGTTAGGGGAGATTGGACATGATCAGCACGACTCGATTCGCTGAGGCGCTATCTTCACAGTCAGGATCGGCGCTTGAAAACCGGCCTCTCGTTCAAGGGGTCCACAACGTCGTCGTCCCGACCGTAGGTATGATCGTTCCCAATTGGCTTCTAGTCGTCCCGCGCAGTCACACGCTGAACTTCGCCCAACAGACGTCCGCCGCGCGCCTTGAGTCCGAACTGATGATCCGGAACCTTTCGCACGAAGTTGCCGGATTGGATCTCGAGACCGTCGTACTGGAGCATGGTCCTGCAGTTGTGGAATCGGCGGTGGGCTGCGGCGTCGATCATGCCCACCTGCACGTGCTCCTGCTGCAGCGCGGGTTTGCCGATGCGCTCTGGCAGCGTATCGAAACCGACTTGGAGGCTGAGCCCGAGGCCACGCCTCTGGATGCTCTCCATCGCGAGATTGACGCCAACAGCGCCTATTACCTCGCTTGGCGCAATGGATCGCGCCTGCTTGAGCAGCCCGTTAAAGCAGAGGTGTCGCAGCGGTTCCGCAAATTGGTCGCTCAGGCGGCAGGCGTTGCGGATCAATGGGACTACCGAATTCACCGGTTCGACGAGAATGTTTGGCAAACAGTCACCGCCTCACAACACCGGCGCGCGTTGGCCGCTTGAGCGGCGAGGATCCAAATACCGTCGCACCGCCGGTCGTTCGACCGGATGGACGTGATCCGTGGCAGTGGGAAACCAAGTACGCGGAGGTCGCTACGCAGATTTGGCGCGAGGCGAAGATTCTGGGCACCTATCTCGCGGTTTTCGGAACTCTGACCCTCCTGGTCTTCGCCTTGGTAGCCGATCCTGCCTATCCAGCCGGTTCATCCGCACAAAACGCAGTGTTCTATCTTAGGCGGCACGACCTGTTGGTGTTTTTTGTCGGGTCTGTCGGGGCGGTAACGTTCGCCATTAAATGGCTGGT encodes the following:
- a CDS encoding class I SAM-dependent methyltransferase, coding for MSQTQPPAYDQPTKAVARRRSLAHAIELMTSRREAAAVVPANHVERVRQALLDSDMRGDAWAGDNCDPDDIASWRSFRAAAIGTRTPQEISVAYLAGPEPHNDLEVLLELGVRPENIWAFEVDKKIAAQGLDTLRDLKARGVKFIPASIEDYFIATPRRFDIIYFDACGPFPSRNSDTARVLATLFRHSALAPLGVLVSNFARPDINKTEELARFGFLVGAYLYPKSFLESEGGGSVEGPEADGFLFNPSAEVTDEWGDGEPPADFLDEVKANFERYYGLFITRSLMDLATIVAPMTRLLSGDLWKIAFDKDLTAAIARGRRLVIFNEEAFRGGDDEAEAEVAEAVQLSAEDVEKLALDEVATDPVQISADAVGQPAGANHLDSDGDAIVHPDFNSLLWTLAACGYYPVDVNFRAPPADAKALFNPWRNALIGKPAGGCHPLEDLMAIYYAWRHDPQLWSEAMRRIADFPYREKMPFLCDVPTEELGFYPAFAQLAYPTHPNVRETRRFRYVAEGKQTPMFMDVIAFDECRYVYDWLSALHLTPEDWGDLSAQLTFRFALDGIAKDKRWMGDDFLYGCHVVGENAAFPTSDLQLREDLSPGEPQPSTSVDDDPPAPAS